One window from the genome of Actinoplanes teichomyceticus ATCC 31121 encodes:
- a CDS encoding copper resistance CopC/CopD family protein has protein sequence MALLLLIVLGVLLAAPESASAHAAAVGSSPAPGSVVGVSPTEVTVTFSEAVRAVGGNVQVLAPDGERISGPATARGAVLHIPVRTAKRPLGTYLVSYRVISADSHPVGGAITFSVGAPSARPRAATTTGAHPSVAGAVPALRLLGYAGLTLIAGPAMFLALLWPRRRARAGAIRTVWLGVALTAVATLGALGTQAQQGSGAPLWQVTAGELGEVATSRFGLLLLARLAVLALLTILLPPLLRGTGGRARGAAVALLGLGAAATWPLTGHAVAAPLPAVTVAVGVVHLAAMAIWLGGLVTLLGFLLRGTDRRVLGVLLPVWSRWAALAVVWLAMAGTVQAAVQVGTPAALVQTGYGRLLLAKLGVLALVLAAAAAARRLARRSAGGGGLRRTVGVEVAATAVILVLSAVLVQVDPGRTAGAKAGAVTGAGVSETLTCPLYALQFNIYPVELGEYNTVHAFLYTPEGKPLAPAEWQISTQPAGRGLEAVREPLLGLNPPHHALGSVSFPLPGTYEVAFTIRVDDLNRATVRTTVTVPPSS, from the coding sequence TTGGCGTTGCTGCTCCTGATCGTCCTGGGAGTGCTGCTGGCGGCGCCGGAGTCCGCGTCGGCGCACGCCGCGGCGGTCGGGTCGAGCCCCGCGCCGGGCAGTGTGGTGGGCGTCTCACCGACCGAGGTCACGGTCACCTTCAGCGAGGCGGTCCGTGCCGTCGGCGGGAACGTGCAGGTGCTCGCGCCGGACGGCGAGCGGATCTCCGGGCCGGCCACGGCGCGCGGCGCGGTGCTGCACATCCCGGTCCGCACGGCGAAGCGGCCGCTGGGGACGTACCTGGTCAGTTATCGCGTCATCTCGGCCGACAGCCACCCGGTGGGCGGCGCGATCACCTTCTCGGTCGGCGCGCCGTCGGCGCGGCCGCGGGCCGCGACCACCACCGGCGCCCATCCGTCGGTGGCGGGCGCCGTTCCGGCGCTGCGCCTGCTGGGGTACGCCGGTCTGACCCTGATCGCCGGTCCGGCGATGTTTCTGGCGCTGCTCTGGCCGCGCCGCCGCGCCCGGGCCGGGGCGATCCGTACGGTGTGGCTGGGTGTGGCGCTGACCGCGGTGGCCACCCTGGGCGCGCTGGGCACCCAGGCGCAGCAGGGCAGCGGCGCTCCGCTCTGGCAGGTCACCGCCGGGGAGCTGGGCGAGGTCGCCACCAGCCGGTTCGGTCTGCTCCTGCTGGCGCGGCTGGCCGTGCTGGCGCTGCTCACGATCCTGCTGCCGCCGCTGCTGCGCGGCACGGGCGGCCGAGCGCGCGGCGCCGCGGTGGCGCTGCTCGGGCTGGGCGCCGCGGCCACCTGGCCGCTGACCGGGCACGCGGTCGCCGCGCCGCTGCCGGCGGTCACCGTCGCGGTCGGGGTGGTGCACCTGGCGGCGATGGCGATCTGGCTGGGCGGGCTCGTCACGCTGCTCGGGTTCCTGCTGCGCGGCACCGACCGGCGGGTGCTCGGGGTGCTGCTGCCGGTGTGGTCGCGCTGGGCCGCGCTGGCCGTGGTCTGGCTGGCGATGGCCGGCACGGTGCAGGCGGCGGTGCAGGTGGGCACGCCGGCGGCGCTGGTGCAGACCGGGTACGGCCGGCTCCTGCTCGCCAAGCTGGGCGTGCTGGCGCTGGTGCTGGCCGCCGCGGCCGCCGCCCGCCGGTTGGCGCGCCGCTCGGCGGGCGGCGGCGGGCTGCGCCGCACGGTGGGTGTCGAGGTGGCGGCGACCGCGGTGATCCTGGTGTTGAGCGCGGTCCTGGTGCAGGTGGATCCGGGCCGGACCGCGGGGGCGAAGGCGGGGGCGGTCACCGGCGCCGGGGTCTCCGAGACGCTGACCTGCCCGCTGTACGCGCTGCAGTTCAACATCTATCCGGTGGAACTGGGCGAGTACAACACCGTGCACGCCTTCCTCTACACCCCGGAGGGCAAGCCGCTGGCGCCCGCGGAGTGGCAGATCAGCACGCAGCCGGCCGGCCGGGGGCTGGAGGCGGTGCGGGAGCCGCTGCTCGGGCTGAACCCGCCGCACCACGCGCTGGGCTCGGTGTCGTTCCCGCTGCCCGGGACGTACGAGGTGGCCTTCACCATCCGGGTGGACGACCTGAACCGGGCCACCGTGCGGACCACCGTCACCGTGCCGCCGAGCTCGTGA
- a CDS encoding type II toxin-antitoxin system PemK/MazF family toxin — protein sequence MRRGEIWTIGDRSDLRYRVLVLSADSYNERDNASPYCAPIVRQRGVTELPPYAVALTEQDPITGVVVVNRMRRLPASVGAERIGMVTGASMARLTEAVRDLFEL from the coding sequence ATGCGCCGGGGCGAGATCTGGACCATCGGCGACCGCTCTGACCTGCGCTACCGCGTGCTGGTGCTCTCCGCCGACAGTTACAACGAGCGGGACAACGCGTCGCCGTACTGCGCGCCGATAGTGCGCCAGCGTGGCGTGACCGAGCTGCCGCCGTACGCGGTGGCCCTCACCGAGCAGGACCCGATCACCGGCGTCGTGGTGGTGAACCGGATGCGCCGGCTGCCCGCCTCAGTCGGCGCCGAGCGGATCGGCATGGTCACCGGCGCCAGCATGGCCCGGCTGACCGAGGCGGTCCGGGACCTCTTCGAGCTCTGA
- a CDS encoding FKBP-type peptidyl-prolyl cis-trans isomerase — MSDQSRRRSQAIMGGLAGVLVFVVLAIVFFVVRSGGDDEKQPAATGTATTQEAATPSPAGSTSAAAQPDAGAPAGSLSPELSKEPDVQPGTGGPLTKLVVTELVKGTGPVVKAGQTVTFNYKLIPYKGGEVVDSSWSRGQPFTSPIGVGQLIQGWDQGIPGQRVGSRLQLDVPAALAYKEEDLRFVVDILAAQ, encoded by the coding sequence ATGAGTGACCAGAGCAGACGCCGCAGCCAGGCGATCATGGGCGGCCTGGCCGGCGTGCTCGTCTTCGTGGTGCTGGCCATCGTGTTCTTCGTGGTGCGGTCCGGCGGCGACGACGAAAAGCAGCCCGCCGCGACCGGCACCGCCACCACCCAGGAGGCGGCGACCCCGTCGCCGGCCGGCTCGACGAGCGCGGCCGCCCAGCCGGACGCCGGCGCGCCGGCCGGCTCGCTGTCGCCGGAGCTGTCCAAGGAGCCGGACGTGCAGCCGGGCACCGGCGGCCCGCTCACCAAACTGGTGGTCACCGAGCTGGTGAAGGGCACCGGGCCGGTGGTCAAGGCCGGGCAGACGGTGACGTTCAACTACAAGCTCATCCCGTACAAGGGCGGCGAGGTGGTCGACTCGTCGTGGAGCCGCGGCCAGCCGTTCACCTCGCCGATCGGTGTGGGACAGCTGATCCAGGGCTGGGACCAGGGCATCCCGGGGCAGCGGGTGGGCAGCCGGCTGCAGCTGGACGTGCCGGCCGCGCTCGCCTACAAGGAGGAGGACCTGCGGTTCGTCGTCGACATCCTGGCCGCTCAGTGA
- the yaaA gene encoding peroxide stress protein YaaA: MLILLPPSEGKTPATSGDPVDVTDLWLPELGAARTRVLTRLVAMCRRSSARSVADSLAVLGLSDGQRGEIARNAALPEAPAAPAAEVYTGVLYEALDAATLDDAARRWLSETAVVFSGLWGVVRLGDRIPAYRCSVGVTLPAPVGGLTAYWKKNLKKALDRAAAGGPVLDLRSGAYAAMWTPPAETAGRVAALRVLHERVVGGVAKRSVVSHFNKATKGRLVRALAVGAAAPASVDDLVTAMRDLGFTVEERPAPAGRPRQLDVVVAQL, translated from the coding sequence GTGCTGATCCTGCTGCCGCCGTCCGAGGGCAAGACGCCCGCCACCTCCGGTGACCCGGTGGACGTCACCGACCTGTGGCTGCCCGAGCTGGGCGCCGCACGCACCAGGGTGCTGACCAGGCTGGTGGCGATGTGCCGGCGGAGCAGCGCGCGCTCGGTGGCCGACTCGCTCGCCGTGCTCGGGCTCAGCGACGGGCAGCGCGGCGAGATCGCCCGCAACGCGGCCCTGCCGGAGGCGCCGGCCGCGCCCGCCGCCGAGGTCTACACCGGGGTGCTGTACGAGGCGCTGGACGCGGCGACGCTCGACGACGCGGCACGCAGGTGGCTGTCCGAGACCGCCGTGGTGTTCTCCGGGCTGTGGGGTGTGGTCCGGCTCGGGGACCGGATCCCGGCGTACCGGTGCTCGGTCGGGGTGACGCTGCCGGCGCCGGTCGGCGGGCTCACCGCGTACTGGAAGAAGAACCTGAAGAAGGCGCTCGACCGGGCCGCCGCCGGCGGGCCGGTGCTGGACCTGCGCTCCGGCGCGTACGCGGCGATGTGGACGCCGCCCGCGGAGACCGCGGGCCGCGTCGCGGCCCTGCGGGTGCTGCACGAACGCGTGGTCGGCGGGGTGGCCAAGCGGTCCGTGGTGAGCCACTTCAACAAGGCCACCAAGGGCCGGCTGGTACGCGCGCTGGCGGTCGGCGCCGCGGCGCCGGCGAGCGTGGACGACCTGGTCACCGCCATGCGCGACCTCGGATTCACGGTCGAGGAACGACCCGCCCCGGCCGGCCGGCCGCGCCAGCTCGACGTCGTCGTCGCGCAGCTGTGA
- a CDS encoding class I SAM-dependent methyltransferase produces MPTQPAPHRFRQAAESFGVDPERYDRTRPPYPAALLARILDATPGRAVLNPGCGTGIEARQLRAAGCTVVGVEPDPRMADFARATGIDVEVARFEDWDPARRRFDLVAAGTAWHWIDPVAGAARAAQALRPGGRLAPFWHTFRLPDEVAAAFGEVYRRLVPDSPFQPGPLPAPPPLEGYQPILTRAADGIRAAGGFGEPQQWHVDWTRTYTRDEWLDQMPTSGALTRLPAGQLAQLAEALGAAIDRIGGSFIMAYTSVTVTAVRDRSRVTSSAAR; encoded by the coding sequence ATGCCCACTCAGCCCGCGCCGCACCGGTTCCGGCAGGCCGCCGAGTCGTTCGGCGTCGACCCCGAGCGGTATGACCGCACCCGCCCGCCCTACCCGGCCGCCCTGCTCGCCCGCATCCTGGACGCCACCCCGGGCCGCGCCGTGCTGAACCCCGGCTGCGGCACCGGCATCGAAGCCCGGCAGCTGCGCGCCGCCGGCTGCACCGTCGTCGGTGTCGAGCCGGACCCGCGGATGGCCGATTTCGCCCGCGCCACCGGCATCGACGTCGAGGTCGCCCGGTTCGAGGACTGGGACCCGGCCCGCCGCCGGTTCGACCTGGTCGCCGCCGGCACCGCCTGGCACTGGATCGACCCGGTCGCCGGCGCCGCCCGCGCGGCCCAGGCGCTGCGCCCGGGCGGCCGGCTGGCCCCGTTCTGGCACACCTTCCGGCTGCCGGACGAGGTGGCCGCCGCCTTCGGCGAGGTCTATCGGCGGCTGGTGCCCGACTCGCCGTTCCAGCCCGGGCCGCTGCCCGCCCCGCCGCCCCTGGAGGGCTACCAGCCGATCCTGACCAGGGCGGCGGACGGCATCCGCGCGGCCGGTGGCTTCGGCGAGCCGCAACAGTGGCACGTGGACTGGACGAGGACGTACACCCGGGACGAGTGGCTGGACCAGATGCCGACGTCCGGGGCGCTCACCCGGCTGCCGGCCGGGCAGCTCGCCCAGCTCGCCGAGGCGCTCGGCGCGGCGATCGACCGGATCGGCGGGAGCTTCATCATGGCGTACACCTCGGTCACCGTCACCGCGGTGCGCGACCGGTCCCGGGTCACGAGCTCGGCGGCACGGTGA
- a CDS encoding TetR/AcrR family transcriptional regulator: MPTGVALRDVRRQLFEAADRILLRAGPSGLTSRAVTTEAGCAKGVLHRHFEDFDAFLADYVLDRARRLDPEAAALRAAAGAGTVAGNLTAALTAVFGSVAVAIVALITFRDELRARLRHTWPAGVPVLTEAAEMIADYLAAERELGRIPPGAQVETLAAMLIGTGHLLFADRTGDPPAEETVHRMVSSILPGAA, encoded by the coding sequence GTGCCGACAGGGGTCGCCCTCCGCGACGTACGCCGTCAGTTGTTCGAGGCCGCCGACCGCATCCTGCTGCGCGCCGGGCCGAGCGGGCTGACCAGCCGGGCGGTGACCACCGAGGCCGGCTGCGCCAAGGGCGTGCTGCACCGGCACTTCGAGGACTTCGACGCGTTCCTCGCCGACTACGTGCTCGACCGGGCGAGGCGGCTCGATCCGGAGGCGGCCGCGCTGCGTGCGGCGGCCGGCGCCGGCACCGTCGCCGGGAACCTGACCGCCGCCCTGACCGCGGTCTTCGGCTCGGTCGCGGTGGCGATCGTCGCGCTGATCACCTTCCGGGACGAGCTGCGCGCCCGGCTGCGCCACACCTGGCCGGCCGGGGTGCCGGTGCTCACCGAGGCGGCCGAGATGATCGCCGACTACCTCGCCGCCGAGCGGGAACTGGGCCGGATCCCGCCCGGCGCGCAGGTGGAGACGCTGGCCGCCATGCTGATCGGGACCGGCCACCTGCTGTTCGCCGACCGCACCGGCGACCCGCCCGCCGAGGAGACCGTGCACCGGATGGTCAGCTCGATCCTGCCCGGCGCCGCCTGA
- the gndA gene encoding NADP-dependent phosphogluconate dehydrogenase: protein MSQKAQIGVTGLAVMGRNLARNFARHGHTVAVHNRSYGRTKELVEEFGHEGTFLPAETAEQFVASLERPRRVVIMVKAGPATDAVIDEFAPLLEEGDMLIDAGNAHYADTRRREAALKAKGLHFVGAGVSGGEEGALHGPSIMPGGPKESYEALGPLLEDIAAKVDGEPCCVHVGPDGAGHFVKMVHNGIEYADMQLIAEAYDLLRQVGGLSPQQIADVFAEWNSGRLGSYLIEITAEVLKQVDAGTGKPFVDVVLDQAEQKGTGRWTVQAALDLGVPVSGIAESVFARALSGGADVRKAAADAGLPGPSAGAEHVGGDLRADVEQALFASKIVAYAQGFQQIQAASKEYGWEIDPGAMAKIWRAGCIIRAKFLDFIKQAYDKQPDLSTLLVDDYFLNAVSGAQDAWRRVVVTAAQQGIPAPGFASALAYYDGLRAERLPAALIQGQRDFFGAHTYHRVDREGSFHTLWATEDRAEVSA, encoded by the coding sequence ATGTCGCAGAAGGCGCAGATCGGAGTCACCGGCCTTGCGGTGATGGGCCGCAACCTGGCCCGTAACTTCGCTCGGCACGGCCACACCGTGGCGGTGCACAACCGGTCCTACGGCCGGACCAAGGAGCTGGTCGAGGAGTTCGGCCACGAGGGCACGTTCCTGCCCGCGGAGACGGCCGAGCAGTTCGTGGCGAGCCTGGAGCGCCCGCGCCGGGTGGTCATCATGGTGAAGGCCGGCCCGGCCACCGATGCCGTGATCGACGAGTTCGCCCCGCTCCTGGAGGAGGGCGACATGCTGATCGACGCGGGCAACGCGCACTACGCGGACACCCGGCGCCGGGAGGCCGCGCTCAAGGCCAAGGGCCTGCACTTCGTCGGCGCCGGCGTGTCCGGGGGCGAGGAGGGCGCGCTGCACGGCCCGAGCATCATGCCCGGTGGGCCGAAGGAGTCGTACGAGGCGCTCGGCCCGCTGCTCGAGGACATCGCCGCCAAGGTGGACGGCGAGCCGTGCTGCGTGCACGTCGGCCCGGACGGCGCCGGCCACTTCGTCAAGATGGTGCACAACGGCATCGAGTACGCCGACATGCAGCTCATCGCCGAGGCGTACGACCTGCTCCGCCAGGTCGGCGGGCTGTCCCCGCAGCAGATCGCGGACGTGTTCGCGGAGTGGAACTCCGGCCGGCTCGGGTCGTACCTGATCGAGATCACCGCCGAGGTGCTCAAGCAGGTCGACGCCGGGACCGGCAAGCCGTTCGTGGACGTGGTCCTCGACCAGGCCGAGCAGAAGGGCACCGGCCGCTGGACCGTGCAGGCGGCGCTGGACCTGGGGGTGCCGGTCAGCGGCATCGCCGAGTCGGTGTTCGCCCGCGCCCTGTCCGGTGGCGCGGACGTGCGCAAGGCGGCCGCCGACGCCGGCCTGCCGGGCCCGTCGGCCGGCGCCGAGCACGTCGGCGGCGACCTGCGCGCCGACGTCGAGCAGGCGCTGTTCGCCTCCAAGATCGTCGCGTACGCCCAGGGCTTCCAGCAGATCCAGGCCGCCAGCAAGGAGTACGGCTGGGAGATCGACCCGGGCGCGATGGCCAAGATCTGGCGGGCCGGGTGCATCATCCGCGCCAAGTTCCTCGACTTCATCAAGCAGGCGTACGACAAGCAGCCGGACCTGTCGACGCTGCTCGTGGACGACTACTTCCTGAACGCCGTCAGCGGCGCGCAGGACGCCTGGCGGCGGGTCGTGGTCACGGCCGCGCAGCAGGGCATCCCGGCGCCCGGCTTCGCGTCCGCGCTGGCGTACTACGACGGCCTGCGCGCCGAGCGCCTGCCGGCCGCGCTGATCCAGGGCCAGCGCGACTTCTTCGGGGCGCACACCTACCACCGGGTGGACCGGGAGGGGTCGTTCCACACGCTGTGGGCCACCGAGGACCGGGCCGAGGTCAGCGCCTGA
- a CDS encoding putative bifunctional diguanylate cyclase/phosphodiesterase: MSARETAGDRPRPGGLAPAAVALAATLAVVGWLLLGAPGNLYVGYAGGPIAMAAAVVACWQVGSTAPLPRAVRSFWRQLRYAGVFLLISAVISLLRANNNTGLSPYVGLPMLAGVVILMVAMLRLPFGERTALGWLRALLDGATVAVASTLIFWYVVLDLAPPGTSLVARIAAAVVGVSGVLLLVVIGKAAAAPSAAVHPASLRVLAVAPLVDMAGTILLIAGEQRGRLTLSVLALPLVALSMAVSAHLQRREPGAPAQPVIGAAQRSIFNLLPFIAVTATAALVVSVSAQEMSTRQRTVIIGAVLIAGFVVARQLLSLHENNIALRGIRRQQAELERLALSDNLTGLLNRTGFGMALAERIDERLPATALLIDIDDFKMINDTLGPAAGDQLLYHLGQRLREHCRPGEPAARLGGDEYAVLLPTDDPVVAEAATARLLAGLGEPFRIGDQQLLLHASAGIAVAADGESADEVQRNADIAMYAAKESGKASWVRFEPRMRQDMTLHARLAGELHDAIVQGQLRLVYQPVFDLETGALHGAEALVRWRHPTRGFVSPGDFIPVAERSGLIVPLGSWVLREACEQLARWRAAFGPGAIEAINVNVAVRQLRDGGFVDEVAAVLSETGLTSRNLIIEVTESSVVDGWQVRETLQALHEMGVRLALDDFGTGQSSLSLLRAFPVDVLKLDKSFVDGIAEGADRGRLAVAAAVAQLAEYLQLKAVAEGIENAEQLERLREMGYRYGQGFFMAKPLPAEECGKLMSAPPVQVGVSSA; this comes from the coding sequence ATGAGCGCGCGCGAGACCGCCGGTGACCGGCCACGTCCCGGCGGGCTCGCACCCGCCGCGGTGGCGCTCGCCGCCACCCTGGCGGTGGTGGGCTGGCTGCTGCTGGGCGCGCCCGGCAACCTCTACGTCGGATACGCCGGTGGCCCGATCGCGATGGCCGCCGCGGTCGTCGCCTGCTGGCAGGTCGGCTCGACGGCCCCGCTGCCCCGGGCGGTCCGCTCGTTCTGGCGGCAGCTGCGGTACGCCGGGGTGTTCCTGCTGATCTCCGCGGTGATCTCGCTGCTGCGGGCGAACAACAACACCGGCCTGTCGCCGTACGTCGGCCTGCCCATGCTGGCCGGCGTCGTGATCCTGATGGTCGCCATGCTGCGCCTGCCGTTCGGTGAGCGCACCGCGCTCGGCTGGCTCCGGGCGCTGCTCGACGGCGCCACCGTGGCCGTGGCCAGCACGCTGATCTTCTGGTACGTGGTGCTCGACCTGGCCCCGCCCGGCACCTCCCTGGTGGCCCGGATCGCCGCCGCGGTCGTCGGGGTCAGCGGCGTGCTGCTGCTGGTGGTGATCGGCAAGGCCGCCGCCGCCCCGTCCGCCGCGGTGCACCCGGCGTCGCTGCGCGTGCTCGCCGTCGCGCCGCTGGTCGACATGGCCGGCACCATCCTGCTCATCGCCGGGGAACAGCGGGGCCGGCTGACGCTGTCGGTGCTGGCCCTGCCGCTGGTCGCGCTCTCCATGGCGGTCTCGGCACATCTGCAGCGGCGCGAGCCCGGCGCGCCGGCGCAACCGGTCATCGGGGCAGCGCAGCGCTCGATCTTCAATCTGCTGCCGTTCATCGCGGTGACCGCGACCGCCGCCCTGGTGGTCAGCGTCAGCGCCCAGGAGATGAGCACCCGCCAGCGCACCGTGATCATCGGCGCGGTGCTGATCGCCGGGTTCGTGGTGGCCCGCCAGCTGCTCAGCCTGCACGAGAACAACATCGCCCTGCGCGGCATCCGCCGGCAGCAGGCCGAGCTGGAGCGGCTGGCGCTCAGCGACAACCTGACCGGGCTGCTCAACCGCACCGGATTCGGGATGGCCCTGGCCGAGCGGATCGATGAGCGGCTGCCGGCCACCGCGCTGCTGATCGACATCGACGACTTCAAGATGATCAACGACACGCTCGGCCCGGCCGCCGGTGACCAGTTGCTCTACCACCTCGGACAGCGGCTGCGCGAGCACTGCCGGCCCGGTGAGCCGGCCGCGCGGCTCGGCGGCGACGAGTACGCCGTGCTGCTGCCGACCGACGACCCGGTGGTGGCCGAGGCCGCGACCGCCCGGTTGCTGGCCGGGCTGGGCGAGCCGTTCCGGATCGGCGACCAGCAGCTTCTGTTGCACGCCAGCGCCGGCATCGCGGTCGCGGCCGACGGCGAGAGCGCCGACGAGGTGCAGCGCAACGCGGACATCGCGATGTACGCGGCGAAGGAGTCCGGCAAGGCCTCCTGGGTGCGTTTCGAGCCGCGGATGCGCCAGGACATGACGCTGCACGCCCGGCTGGCCGGCGAGCTGCACGACGCGATCGTGCAGGGCCAGCTGCGGCTGGTCTACCAGCCGGTGTTCGACCTGGAGACCGGGGCCCTGCACGGCGCCGAGGCGCTGGTGCGCTGGCGGCACCCGACCCGCGGGTTCGTCTCGCCCGGCGACTTCATCCCGGTCGCCGAGCGCTCCGGCCTGATCGTCCCGCTCGGCTCCTGGGTGCTGCGCGAGGCGTGCGAGCAGCTGGCCCGCTGGCGGGCCGCGTTCGGCCCGGGCGCGATCGAGGCGATCAACGTCAACGTGGCGGTCCGGCAGTTGCGCGACGGCGGCTTCGTGGACGAGGTCGCGGCCGTGCTCAGCGAGACCGGCCTGACCTCCCGGAACCTGATCATCGAGGTGACCGAGTCGTCCGTGGTCGACGGCTGGCAGGTCCGCGAGACCCTGCAGGCGCTGCACGAGATGGGCGTCCGGCTGGCACTGGACGACTTCGGCACCGGGCAGTCGTCGCTGAGCCTGCTGCGGGCGTTCCCGGTGGACGTCCTCAAACTGGACAAGTCGTTCGTCGACGGCATCGCCGAGGGCGCCGACCGCGGCCGGCTCGCGGTGGCCGCGGCGGTCGCCCAGCTGGCGGAGTACCTGCAGCTCAAGGCGGTCGCCGAGGGGATCGAGAACGCGGAGCAGCTGGAGCGGCTGCGGGAGATGGGTTACCGGTACGGCCAGGGCTTTTTCATGGCGAAGCCGTTGCCGGCCGAGGAGTGCGGGAAGCTGATGTCCGCCCCGCCGGTCCAGGTGGGCGTCAGCTCCGCTTAG
- the pgm gene encoding phosphoglucomutase (alpha-D-glucose-1,6-bisphosphate-dependent), protein MSVHARAGEPAEPSDLIDVPRVISRYYTEHPDPAQAGQRVAFGTSGHRGSSLRTAFNEDHIAATSQAIVEYRREQGTDGPLFLARDTHALSEPAMITALEVFAANDVTTLIDSRDGYTPTPALSHAILTYNRSSTRNKADGVVVTPSHNPPDDGGFKYNPPNGGPADTDATRWIQDRANALIAAGMKDVRRVSAARARESATVSGYDFLATYVDDLPSVIDLEAIRRAGVRIGADPLGGASVAYWGEIAERHGLDLTVVNPVVDPRFGFMTLDWDGKIRMDCSSPYAMASLIAQKDRFQIATGNDADADRHGIVTPDGGLMNPNHYLAVAIDYLYRNRTGWPGAAGIGKTLVSSSMIDRVAADLGRRLIEVPVGFKWFVPGLLDASIGFGGEESAGASFLRRDGGVWSTDKDGILLDLLASEIIATTGRTPSEHYRALVERFGDPAYARIDAPATREEKAVLGRLSPEQVTAKELAGEPITAVLTSAPGNGAAIGGLKVVTGSGWFAARPSGTEDVYKIYAESFHGPDHLARIQEEARAVVSAALRG, encoded by the coding sequence ATGTCCGTCCATGCCCGTGCCGGCGAGCCCGCCGAGCCGTCCGATCTGATCGACGTGCCCAGGGTCATCTCCCGGTACTACACCGAGCACCCGGACCCGGCGCAGGCCGGTCAGCGGGTCGCCTTCGGCACCTCCGGGCACCGCGGATCGAGCCTGCGCACCGCGTTCAACGAGGATCACATCGCGGCGACCAGCCAGGCGATCGTCGAGTACCGCCGCGAGCAGGGCACCGACGGACCGCTCTTCCTGGCCCGCGACACGCACGCGTTGAGCGAGCCGGCGATGATCACGGCGCTGGAGGTGTTCGCCGCCAACGACGTGACCACGCTGATCGACAGCCGCGACGGGTACACCCCGACGCCGGCGCTGTCGCACGCCATCCTGACCTACAACCGCTCGTCGACCCGGAACAAGGCGGACGGCGTGGTGGTCACCCCGTCGCACAACCCGCCGGACGACGGCGGCTTCAAGTACAACCCGCCCAACGGCGGCCCAGCCGACACCGACGCCACCCGGTGGATCCAGGACCGGGCGAACGCGCTGATCGCCGCCGGGATGAAGGACGTGCGCCGGGTCAGCGCCGCGCGGGCCCGCGAGTCGGCCACCGTCTCCGGGTACGACTTCCTCGCCACGTACGTCGACGACCTGCCCTCGGTGATCGACCTCGAGGCGATCCGGCGCGCCGGGGTGCGCATCGGCGCCGACCCGCTCGGCGGGGCCAGCGTCGCGTACTGGGGGGAGATCGCCGAGCGGCACGGGCTGGACCTGACCGTGGTCAACCCGGTCGTCGACCCGCGCTTCGGCTTCATGACGCTGGACTGGGACGGCAAGATCCGGATGGACTGCTCGTCGCCGTACGCGATGGCCTCGCTGATCGCGCAGAAGGACCGTTTCCAGATCGCCACCGGCAACGACGCGGACGCCGACCGGCACGGGATCGTCACCCCGGACGGCGGCCTGATGAACCCCAACCACTACCTCGCGGTCGCCATCGACTACCTGTACCGCAACCGGACCGGGTGGCCGGGCGCCGCGGGCATCGGCAAGACCCTGGTCTCCTCCTCGATGATCGACCGGGTGGCCGCGGATCTGGGCCGGCGCCTGATCGAGGTCCCGGTCGGCTTCAAGTGGTTCGTGCCCGGTCTGCTGGACGCCTCGATCGGGTTCGGCGGCGAGGAGAGCGCCGGCGCGTCGTTCCTGCGCCGCGACGGCGGGGTGTGGAGCACCGACAAGGACGGCATCCTGCTCGACCTGCTCGCCTCGGAGATCATCGCGACCACCGGCCGGACGCCGAGCGAGCACTACCGGGCGCTGGTGGAGCGCTTCGGCGACCCGGCCTACGCCCGCATCGACGCCCCGGCCACCCGCGAGGAGAAGGCCGTCCTGGGCAGGCTGTCGCCGGAGCAGGTGACCGCGAAGGAGCTGGCCGGCGAGCCGATCACCGCGGTGCTGACCAGTGCGCCCGGCAACGGCGCGGCGATCGGCGGCCTCAAGGTGGTGACCGGCTCCGGCTGGTTCGCCGCCCGCCCGTCCGGCACCGAGGACGTCTACAAGATCTACGCGGAGTCCTTCCACGGCCCGGACCACCTGGCCCGCATCCAGGAGGAGGCGCGTGCGGTGGTGTCCGCCGCGCTGCGCGGCTGA